In a single window of the Papaver somniferum cultivar HN1 chromosome 8, ASM357369v1, whole genome shotgun sequence genome:
- the LOC113301591 gene encoding uncharacterized protein LOC113301591 produces MKGGRSHRLASTEPPDDWVNGSWTVDCSCGVTFDDGEEMVNCDECGVWVHTRCSQYVKGETSFSCDKCKKKKSRNDNNEETEVAQLLVELTSKTMRMDNLRRSTPSAPPRPRPAYRLWTEIPVEDRAHVQGVPGGDSSLFQELSSVFNSELWKCSGYVPKKFNFQYREFPCWDDEKEEGLIDARIEEETDNIADRGANVLCSLWKDKPTEMEASFGGLVEEADCKEKIGQKEKYSENHVKIGQKEKFSENHVKKDKTHLAHAVHPSKQKEFVRSKERSGKKKARSAEKEADRKKRAFTPPVDARKVVCHDDGGSKVGAIEFQHRKKKVRMEVKSTEPNGGCPDAANSYEMMKHQSASKVHNSEHLFEEASRSHVSVEVVEKSKKVNSRSPTRTGDSPKIAAVSAFLTESNTVGGSLANIEHVNMVVHSSNHVKDENHELKDLSGSSFSVKEDQKVKSPVRDLQNDVTAMQDNNKVQVLSDVGVSRSPVQRDTKLEKKTDVDLHNGDIRLLSSSLTDEKLEPAKLLEKLGASISPSLDEKCQNGNREMKAVDHCRKSETVEITVLTSRERSLHGEKSESSAIPPSAKEASLESKPETKNVEEPSVYDGLNTDPRVKVDQQKAVSAVGKSSTSPTIVFSRSSFSASSKTHETKGSLSSPRSINSSKQVKTNVEIKKDHPANDVLRKGGRHDAERKTANDLPKVYSSSGSKASQISKTTHVPSSKRVSHSKEQVPVPSSKTSTTHNVAVPSSSFESASSLHTQNTSHVQNKGTPFGSSLKGDRLSQSSCQPSQKLNHSPAMHPPAPVNSSPALSDEELALLLHQELNSSPRVPRVPRVRHGGTLPQLGSPTAASMLVKRTSSTGTKDQLLFSRRKREDASRDSSRKPNDRADETKKEKLPSCLDQRRQDPQSTANGSTKVEACNGSSHVISAKKNALPPLSSNTAIGGPSSSSEVNDHKPSSVRSSSRDMSDDEIGAVMGPTPRTLPGLLDEIMSKGKRMSYEELCNAVLPHWHKLRKHNGERYAYTSHSQAVLDCLRNRNEWAQLVDRGPKTSASRKRRKLDSESLSVVEGVEDDFDKSNLKEVEVKYVESQREDYPKGKRMARKRRRLALQGRGIMDIRKKQKADAAMDGEDLNLSSQSSEGTESMFSEEESQGTKTGTTEALTSEDETGSML; encoded by the exons ATGAAAGGTGGCCGGTCTCACCGATTGGCGAGTACCGAGCCTCCAGATGACTGGGTAAATGGTTCATGGACTGTCGATTGTTCGTGTGGTGTTACTTTTGATGATGGAGAAGAGATGGTTAATTGTGATGAGTGTGGTGTATGGGTTCATACTAGATGTTCTCAATATGTGAAGGGGGAAACTTCGTTTTCTTGTGATAAGTGTAAGAAAAAGAAGAGTAGAAATGATAACAATGAAGAAACTGAGGTTGCTCAATTGCTTGTTGAGTTGACTAGTAAGACGATGAGGATGGATAATCTTCGCCGTTCAACTCCATCAGCTCCTCCTCGGCCTCGTCCTGCTTACAGGCTTTGGACGGAGATCCCAGTTGAAGATAGGGCTCATGTTCAAGGGGTTCCTGGTGGAGACTCTTCTCTCTTTCAAGAGTTATCGTCGGTTTTCAATTCTGAGTTGTGGAAGTGTTCAGGTTATGTTCCGAAAAAGTTTAATTTTCAGTATAGAGAGTTCCCTTGTTGGGATGATGAGAAGGAGGAAGGATTGATTGATGCTAGAATTGAAGAGGAAACAGATAATATTGCCGATAGAGGTGCAAATGTTCTGTGCTCCTTGTGGAAAGACAAGCCAACAGAAATGGAAGCTAGTTTTGGAGGTTTAGTTGAGGAAGCCGATTGTAAGGAGAAGATTGGTCAAAAAGAGAAGTATTCGGAGAATCATGTGAAGATTGGTCAAAAAGAGAAGTTTTCGGAGAATCATGTGAAGAAGGATAAAACCCATCTTGCGCATGCAGTTCACCCGAGCAAGCAGAAGGAATTTGTGAGATCCAAGGAGAGGAGTGGAAAGAAGAAAGCTAGGAGTGCCGAAAAAGAAGCTGATAGGAAAAAAAGAG CTTTCACACCTCCTGTTGATGCACGAAAAGTAGTATGCCATGATGATGGAGGGTCCAAGGTTGGTGCTATAGAATTTCAACATAGGAAGAAAAAAGTTAGGATGGAAGTCAAATCAACAGAGCCAAATGGGGGTTGCCCTGATGCTGCTAATAGCTATGAAATGATGAAACATCAGTCAGCAAGTAAGGTACATAATTCTGAGCACCTTTTCGAAGAGGCATCAAGAAGTCATGTTTCTGTAGAAGTAGTAGAAAAATCAAAGAAAGTGAACAGTCGAAGTCCTACGAGGACTGGTGATTCTCCAAAAATTGCTGCTGTTTCAGCATTCCTTACAGAATCAAATACCGTTGGTGGTTCTCTTGCTAACATTGAG CATGTTAACATGGTCGTTCATAGTTCAAACCATGTTAAGGacgaaaaccatgaattgaaggacTTAAGTGGAAGTTCTTTCAGCGTTAAGGAGGATCAGAAAGTGAAGTCCCCTGTTAGAGATCTACAGAATGATGTTACAGCCATGCAAGACAATAATAAAGTTCAAGTTTTGTCGGATGTTGGGGTTTCGAGGAGCCCAGTACAACGTGATACtaaactggaaaaaaaaactgATGTTGATCTGCATAATGGGGATATACGTTTGTTGTCTTCTTCTCTAACTGATGAAAAGCTTGAACCAGCAAAGCTCTTGGAAAAACTTGGAGCAAGCATCAGCCCATCCCTTGATGAAAAATGTCAGAATGGTAACAGGGAGATGAAAGCAGTGGACCATTGTCGTAAGAGTGAAACAGTGGAAATTACAGTTTTGACATCTAGGGAACGTAGTCTGCATGGAGAAAAGTCAGAGAGCTCAGCAATACCGCCGTCTGCAAAAGAAGCTTCTTTGGAGTCGAAGCCTGAAACGAAAAATGTTGAAGAGCCATCAGTCTATGATGGCTTGAACACAGACCCTCGGGTAAAGGTTGATCAGCAAAAAGCTGTTTCAGCTGTTGGAAAATCTTCGACGTCACCCACCATAGTGTTCTCTAGATCATCTTTTTCAGCTAGCTCCAAGACTCATGAAACCAAGGGATCCTTAAGTTCGCCGAGATCTATTAACAGCAGTAAACAAGTAAAGACAAATGTGGAAATTAAGAAAGATCATCCAGCCAATGACGTACTGAGGAAAGGTGGCAGACATGACGCGGAGAGAAAGACGGCAAACGATCTCCCGAAGGTTTATTCTAGTTCTGGATCAAAAGCATCACAGATCAGCAAGACTACTCATGTACCCTCCTCCAAGCGTGTGTCTCATTCAAAAGAGCAGGTGCCTGTACCATCTTCTAAGACTTCTACGACCCATAATGTAGCAGTTCCGTCAAGCTCATTTGAGTCTGCTAGTTCATTGCACACTCAGAATACTTCACATGTACAAAACAAGGGCACACCTTTTGGATCCTCCCTTAAAGGTGACAGGTTAAGTCAATCAAGTTGTCAGCCATCGCAAAAGCTTAACCATTCACCAGCAATGCATCCTCCAGCACCTGTTAACTCTTCTCCAGCCTTGAGTGATGAAGAG cttgcactgctgctgcatcAAGAACTTAATAGCTCTCCTAGGGTTCCTCGAGTGCCTCGTGTACGCCATGGAGGTACTCTACCTCAGTTGGGATCTCCTACGGCTGCAAGTATGCTTGTTAAACGAACATCAAGTACAGGCACAAAGGATCAACTTCTG TTTTCTAGGAGAAAAAGAGAGGACGCTTCAAGAGACAGTTCTCGCAAACCTAATGACCGTGCTGACGAAACAAAGAAGGAGAAGTTGCCTTCTTGTCTAGATCAAAGAAGACAAGATCCACAGAGTACAGCTAATGGTTCTACTAAGGTGGAAGCATGCAATGGCTCTTCTCATGTAATATCTGCTAAGAAGAATGCGCTGCCTCCCCTGTCTAGCAATACTGCAATTGGTGGTCCATCGTCCTCGTCTGAAGTTAATGACCATAAACCTTCTTCTGTGCGTAGCTCATCGCGGGATATGTCTGACGATGAAATAGGTGCTGTTATGGGACCCACACCTCGTACTTTACCAG GTTTGCTCGATGAAATTATGAGCAAAGGCAAAAGGATGTCCTATGAAGAACTTTGCAATGCTGTCCTCCCT CACTGGCACAAGCTGAGAAAACACAATGGGGAGCGCTACGCGTACACAAGTCACTCGCAGGCTGTTCTTGATTGTCTGAGGAACCGGAATGAATGGGCTCAGCTGGTTGATCGTGGACCAAAG ACTAGTGCCAGCAGAAAAAGACGGAAGCTAGATTCGGAGTCACTTTCCGTCGTTGAAGGTGTAGAAGATGACTTTGACAAGAGCAATTTAAAGGAGGTAGAAGTTAAGTATGTTGAATCGCAACGAGAAGATTACCCTAAAGGAAAGAGGATGGCGCGAAAGAGAAGACGACTGGCTCTTCAAGGAAGGGGCATTATGGATATAAGAAAGAAGCAGAAGGCAGATGCTGCTATGGATGGAGAAGACCTTAATCTGTCTTCTCAATCAAGTGAGGGTACTGAAAGCATGTTTAGCGAGGAAGAAAGCCAAGGAACCAAAACTGGTACCACTGAGGCTTTGACCAGTGAAGATGAGACTGGATCAATGTTATAG